A region from the Francisella orientalis FNO12 genome encodes:
- a CDS encoding cytidine deaminase produces MSNDINNKLIDAAIQAAENAYTPYSKFNVGATLLMKDGSILKGANVENASYGLCNCAERTVLFYAYAQGYRKEDIKKLAVVADTPEGVSPCGACRQVMSELLDLECPIILSNIRKTDIKETNIKELLPYMFSF; encoded by the coding sequence ATGAGCAATGATATTAACAACAAACTAATTGATGCAGCCATACAAGCAGCTGAGAATGCTTATACTCCATATTCTAAGTTTAATGTTGGTGCTACACTATTAATGAAAGATGGTTCTATTTTAAAGGGTGCTAATGTAGAAAATGCTTCTTATGGACTATGCAACTGTGCTGAAAGAACAGTATTATTCTACGCTTACGCCCAAGGTTATCGTAAAGAAGATATCAAAAAACTTGCGGTAGTTGCAGACACTCCAGAAGGAGTTTCGCCATGTGGTGCTTGCCGACAAGTTATGTCAGAACTTTTGGATCTTGAGTGTCCAATCATATTATCAAATATCAGAAAAACAGATATAAAAGAAACAAATATTAAAGAACTTCTTCCATATATGTTTTCTTTCTAA
- the udp gene encoding uridine phosphorylase produces MSNINIANKRVAKDEVLYHIGLSEEMIDSAEIAILPGDPKRSEPLAKMLDKNAKFLATNREYTSYLAKVADRNTIVISTGMGGPSTAICIEELAMIGIKKLIRVGTCGAIQENIDFGDLILTTASVRLDGTSYHYAPIEYPAVADFKLNSSLYNSAKSLNIDIHCGITGSSDTFYPGQERRDSYSGYVRKHFRESLDEWRKLNVLNLEMESSALLTVCATFGLQASCICTVIAKRTTSESVNKSRYDKGMQNIMSIIKHSIENNFEN; encoded by the coding sequence ATGAGTAATATAAATATAGCTAATAAACGCGTAGCAAAAGATGAAGTGCTTTATCATATAGGGTTAAGTGAAGAGATGATAGATAGTGCAGAAATCGCAATTCTTCCTGGAGATCCTAAAAGATCCGAACCTTTAGCAAAAATGCTAGATAAAAATGCTAAATTTCTTGCTACTAATAGAGAATATACATCTTATTTAGCCAAAGTAGCTGATAGAAATACTATTGTCATATCAACTGGTATGGGTGGGCCTTCAACAGCAATATGTATTGAAGAGTTAGCTATGATAGGAATCAAAAAACTGATACGTGTGGGAACATGTGGTGCTATTCAAGAGAATATTGATTTTGGCGATTTGATATTAACCACTGCATCTGTTCGTTTAGATGGCACCTCATATCATTATGCTCCGATAGAGTATCCTGCGGTTGCTGACTTTAAGTTAAATAGTTCTTTATACAACTCAGCAAAATCATTAAATATAGATATTCATTGTGGAATAACAGGATCTTCAGATACTTTTTATCCGGGTCAAGAAAGAAGAGATAGCTATAGTGGTTATGTAAGAAAACATTTTAGAGAATCTCTAGATGAATGGAGAAAATTAAATGTTCTTAATCTAGAAATGGAGTCTTCTGCTTTGCTTACAGTATGCGCTACTTTTGGCTTGCAAGCCAGCTGTATATGTACAGTTATAGCAAAGAGAACAACCTCAGAATCAGTCAATAAAAGCAGATATGATAAAGGTATGCAGAATATAATGTCAATTATAAAACACTCGATTGAAAATAATTTCGAAAACTAA
- a CDS encoding FAD-binding and (Fe-S)-binding domain-containing protein — translation MQTSKLPVLNKTNALNALINAFTEELRGKGFEGDIHSDYASRISSSMDNSVYFVVPELVVFPCNKSDVKRIFVLASKKEYQELKFSPRGGGTGTSGHSLCAGVIVDTSRYMNNILEVDFDNEYVKVEPGVVLDQLNDTLADSEYFFAPNLSPSNRATLGGIVNTDACGKGSRIYGRTSAHVLELECTLVNGQKLSTKKIKLCDLNENKLNDIEKNIYSTVVEQIIDKYELIEEKFPKLSRYLIGYNLAKTYNKKDNTVSLSYLISGSEGTLAFVTELKLKLTKKPKFKALFAISYSSFDGALRAARDLLSSNPSAIETIDNNIIEIAKGDEVYHKIKYMLEKGGNSTNVAAVNLVEFIADSQHELDNVTSRLERKLLEKQVVFHFTESQTDMDSLWELRKKGAGLLGAMKGDRKPIPFIEDTTVAPEKLAVYIKELTVLLNSYGVKYGMFGHVDVGCLHVRPALDMSSAEDSQKIKQITQKVSDLVKKYGGVLCGEHGHGYRSEYIKEYFGQELYDSLVYIKKVFDPHNQLNPGKITVPTGSKDKLVKVDRPFRGYLDEQVPKEIREQFSGAYNCNGNSQCLNYNLDTVICPSAKASRNWLYSPKGRSAILREWLNQLLAAGYSTKDKVYNTGFDKLEEYPDDFSHQVYDSLDKCLGCKACVSGCPIKVDIPTMKSQFLYHYHSKYKRPGLDYFVKFSESLLSINLYMPKIYNDIFNTQFVRAGLTNLVGFADTPIINSLNLRSELKKRGAPEFNIEEMRSLSTEQKKKTVCIVQDIFTSLYDTHIVLTLYDFLTALCFRVYFAPFKVNGKPSHVKGFLKYFKKQAMKATKLYNQIAETKVEMIGVDPAMTLVYRDEYKKICGDKVRFKVKLIQEWLTTKLDTLPTMRKMLDKEFNLFNHCTEKSLSAVSIEQWQKIFKHFGVETKIAKVGCCGMSGSFGHETKHIDTSKHIYNLSWKDKIKESGIRSVIVTGFSCRCQVKRMEGHTIKHPIEILELNRKKQQKVLTQKI, via the coding sequence ATGCAAACAAGTAAACTGCCAGTCTTAAATAAGACAAATGCGCTAAATGCTTTGATTAATGCTTTTACTGAGGAGCTAAGAGGAAAAGGATTTGAGGGTGATATACATTCTGACTATGCTTCAAGAATATCGTCATCAATGGATAATAGTGTATATTTTGTTGTTCCTGAGCTTGTTGTTTTTCCATGTAATAAAAGTGATGTAAAAAGAATCTTTGTATTAGCAAGCAAAAAAGAATATCAAGAGCTTAAATTCTCACCTCGTGGCGGTGGCACAGGTACATCTGGACATTCATTGTGTGCTGGTGTTATTGTTGATACTAGTCGATACATGAATAATATTCTAGAGGTAGATTTTGATAATGAATATGTCAAAGTAGAGCCAGGTGTTGTACTTGATCAGTTAAATGATACATTAGCTGACTCGGAATATTTCTTTGCACCGAACTTATCACCAAGTAATAGAGCAACTTTAGGTGGTATAGTAAATACTGATGCATGTGGTAAAGGTTCTAGAATATATGGGCGCACAAGTGCTCATGTCTTAGAACTAGAGTGTACTTTAGTAAATGGGCAGAAATTATCTACTAAAAAAATTAAGTTATGTGATCTTAATGAAAATAAGTTAAATGATATTGAGAAAAATATATACTCAACGGTTGTTGAGCAAATTATAGATAAGTATGAGCTAATCGAGGAGAAGTTTCCTAAATTAAGCCGTTATCTGATAGGATATAATTTAGCTAAAACTTATAATAAAAAAGATAATACGGTCAGTTTAAGTTATTTAATATCAGGTTCAGAAGGAACATTAGCATTTGTTACTGAGCTGAAACTTAAACTAACTAAAAAACCTAAATTTAAAGCACTATTTGCAATTTCATATAGTAGTTTTGATGGCGCATTGAGAGCTGCTAGAGATTTATTATCATCTAACCCATCTGCTATAGAGACTATAGATAATAATATTATTGAAATTGCAAAGGGTGATGAGGTTTATCACAAAATAAAGTATATGCTTGAAAAGGGTGGTAATTCTACAAATGTGGCAGCAGTAAATTTAGTTGAATTTATTGCTGATAGTCAACATGAGTTAGATAATGTGACTTCGCGTCTAGAAAGAAAGCTGTTAGAAAAGCAAGTAGTGTTTCACTTCACAGAAAGTCAAACAGATATGGATAGTCTTTGGGAGTTGAGAAAAAAAGGTGCGGGTCTACTTGGTGCTATGAAAGGAGATCGTAAACCAATACCTTTTATTGAAGATACGACAGTGGCTCCTGAAAAATTAGCAGTCTATATCAAAGAGTTAACAGTATTACTAAACTCTTATGGTGTTAAATACGGAATGTTTGGCCATGTTGATGTAGGTTGTCTGCATGTACGACCAGCGCTAGATATGTCTTCAGCTGAAGACTCTCAAAAGATCAAACAAATTACTCAAAAAGTCAGTGATCTTGTTAAGAAGTATGGTGGAGTTTTATGTGGTGAGCATGGTCATGGCTATAGAAGTGAGTATATCAAGGAGTATTTTGGTCAAGAGCTGTATGATTCATTAGTATATATCAAAAAAGTATTTGATCCACATAATCAACTTAATCCTGGTAAGATTACTGTTCCAACAGGTAGTAAAGATAAGCTTGTAAAAGTAGATAGGCCATTCAGAGGTTATTTAGATGAGCAAGTGCCTAAAGAGATACGCGAACAGTTCTCTGGAGCATATAACTGTAATGGTAATTCACAATGTCTAAACTATAATTTAGATACTGTAATATGTCCATCAGCTAAAGCTAGTAGAAATTGGTTATATTCACCAAAAGGAAGATCGGCTATATTACGTGAGTGGCTTAATCAACTTTTAGCAGCAGGATACTCAACAAAAGATAAAGTTTATAACACTGGTTTTGATAAGTTAGAAGAATATCCAGATGATTTCTCACATCAAGTATATGACTCACTAGATAAGTGTTTAGGGTGTAAGGCTTGTGTATCTGGATGTCCAATAAAAGTTGATATTCCTACGATGAAATCACAATTTTTATATCATTATCATTCTAAATATAAACGTCCTGGCTTAGATTATTTTGTTAAATTTAGTGAATCATTGCTGAGTATCAATTTATATATGCCAAAAATATATAATGATATTTTTAATACTCAATTTGTCAGAGCTGGGTTGACTAACTTAGTTGGTTTTGCGGATACTCCCATTATTAATTCATTAAATCTAAGATCAGAGCTTAAAAAAAGAGGTGCTCCAGAGTTTAATATCGAAGAAATGAGAAGTCTGTCTACAGAGCAAAAGAAAAAAACTGTTTGTATCGTTCAAGATATATTTACATCTTTATATGATACTCATATAGTTTTGACATTATATGACTTTTTAACGGCTTTATGCTTTAGGGTGTATTTTGCTCCATTTAAAGTCAATGGTAAGCCATCACATGTCAAAGGTTTCCTCAAGTACTTTAAAAAACAGGCTATGAAAGCTACTAAGCTATACAACCAAATAGCAGAAACAAAAGTCGAAATGATTGGTGTCGATCCTGCAATGACTCTTGTTTATAGAGATGAATACAAAAAGATCTGTGGTGATAAGGTAAGATTCAAAGTTAAACTAATACAAGAGTGGTTAACAACGAAACTTGATACTTTACCGACTATGCGCAAAATGTTAGATAAAGAGTTTAATTTATTTAATCACTGTACAGAAAAATCATTATCAGCTGTTTCGATAGAGCAATGGCAAAAAATATTTAAGCATTTTGGGGTAGAAACTAAAATTGCTAAAGTTGGTTGTTGTGGTATGTCTGGTAGCTTTGGTCATGAGACTAAGCATATCGATACATCAAAGCACATTTATAATTTAAGCTGGAAAGACAAAATTAAAGAAAGTGGAATTAGGTCTGTAATCGTAACAGGATTTTCATGTAGATGTCAAGTAAAGCGTATGGAAGGCCATACAATCAAACACCCTATAGAAATTTTGGAATTAAATAGAAAAAAACAGCAGAAAGTGTTGACACAAAAAATCTAG
- a CDS encoding trimeric intracellular cation channel family protein — MYHVGISGPFIFTIMFLIGIIAESMTGVISSSRRNMDAFGVVAIALTTALGGGVVRDLLLGNLPVTIMLHPHYIVICLCFSIIAIFTQKYINKFYKIFLILDSIGLIAFAYIGSSIAYQICIEVFHMKFFSVFIVGIVIAIINGVAGGIMRDMICNDIPVAFKAELYASVVAVVGGMNIIFIYLDVNLYISAAIIIGLGLTIRVMSIVYKWKLPII; from the coding sequence ATGTACCACGTTGGAATATCAGGCCCTTTTATTTTTACTATTATGTTCCTAATAGGCATAATTGCTGAAAGCATGACCGGAGTAATCTCATCATCTCGAAGAAACATGGATGCTTTTGGAGTAGTTGCAATCGCATTAACAACGGCTCTAGGTGGTGGTGTAGTTAGAGATTTGCTACTCGGTAATCTACCAGTAACCATTATGCTCCATCCTCACTATATTGTGATATGTTTATGTTTCTCTATTATTGCTATTTTTACACAAAAGTATATAAATAAGTTTTATAAAATATTTTTGATCTTAGACTCAATTGGTCTTATTGCATTTGCATATATAGGTAGTAGTATAGCGTACCAAATTTGCATAGAAGTATTTCATATGAAGTTCTTTAGTGTTTTTATAGTTGGAATTGTTATTGCTATAATTAATGGTGTAGCTGGTGGTATTATGAGAGATATGATCTGTAATGATATCCCTGTTGCCTTTAAAGCGGAACTATACGCATCTGTAGTAGCGGTCGTTGGAGGTATGAACATTATCTTTATATATTTGGATGTGAATTTATATATTAGTGCTGCAATAATTATCGGATTGGGATTAACTATAAGAGTCATGTCGATAGTATATAAATGGAAATTACCCATTATCTAA
- the rsmD gene encoding 16S rRNA (guanine(966)-N(2))-methyltransferase RsmD codes for MKTNTIRIISGKYKNRRLKFPNVNGLRPTSDQLKETIFNWLAPYIHDSICIDAFAGSGSLGIESISRGASKAIFYELNFKAMQQIKENINTLEIQNYEIYKTDSINALASFDANNSKLIIFLDPLFNKNIIPKALESIFKNHNIPNETLLYVETEKTAEYNLDGFDILKEKTTSNISAKLIIKNDLNSKNNL; via the coding sequence GTGAAGACAAATACTATTCGTATAATATCTGGAAAATACAAAAATCGAAGACTAAAATTCCCCAATGTGAATGGCTTACGTCCAACTTCTGATCAGCTTAAAGAAACTATCTTTAATTGGTTAGCTCCATATATACATGATAGCATTTGCATAGATGCTTTTGCTGGCAGTGGTAGCCTAGGTATAGAAAGTATATCAAGAGGCGCTTCAAAAGCCATATTTTATGAACTTAATTTTAAAGCTATGCAACAAATCAAAGAAAATATTAATACATTAGAAATACAGAATTATGAAATATATAAAACTGATAGCATAAATGCTCTTGCAAGTTTTGACGCCAACAATTCTAAGCTAATTATATTTTTAGATCCTCTATTTAATAAAAATATTATTCCCAAAGCTCTAGAGTCGATATTTAAAAATCATAATATCCCTAATGAAACATTATTATATGTAGAAACTGAAAAAACTGCTGAATATAACCTTGATGGTTTCGATATATTAAAAGAAAAAACAACTTCAAATATTTCTGCAAAACTAATAATAAAAAATGATTTAAATTCTAAAAATAATCTCTAA
- the serS gene encoding serine--tRNA ligase, producing MLDAKYIKDNLEEVAEKLATRGYQFDIAEFKAQEAKRKDLQERTQELQSQRNTISKEIGKRKSKGEDASDIFAKVNDINDELKVIEKELKDLQDYINSTLLSMPNLPADDVPVGKDESENVKIKKWGTPREFHSEAQAKDHADIGEILNMIDFKAAAKITGSRFVVLKNKFAKLHRALTQFMLDMHTEKHGYEELYVPYMVNNDSLYGTGQLPKFSENLFKLEGDFEYSLIPTAEVPITNLVRDEILDTESLPRYYTAHTPCFRSEAGSYGRDTKGLIRQHQFEKVELVHITIADKGEESLELLTSHAEKVLQKLNLPYRVVKLCTGDMGFSAKKTYDLEVWIPSQNTYREISSCSWCGDFQARRMKARHKNPSMKKPELVHTLNGSGLAVGRTLLAIIENYQQEDGSIMIPEALINYMGGISVIK from the coding sequence ATGCTTGATGCTAAATATATTAAAGATAATTTAGAAGAAGTGGCTGAGAAACTCGCAACTAGAGGTTATCAGTTTGATATAGCAGAATTCAAAGCTCAAGAAGCAAAAAGAAAAGACCTTCAAGAGAGAACCCAAGAGCTTCAATCTCAACGTAATACTATCTCCAAAGAAATAGGTAAAAGAAAGTCTAAAGGTGAAGATGCTAGTGACATTTTTGCCAAAGTTAATGATATCAACGATGAGCTAAAAGTAATCGAAAAAGAGCTTAAAGATCTTCAAGACTATATAAATAGTACTCTTCTATCAATGCCAAATCTTCCAGCTGATGATGTACCCGTTGGTAAGGATGAGAGTGAAAATGTCAAGATAAAAAAATGGGGAACTCCTCGTGAATTTCACTCTGAAGCTCAAGCTAAAGATCATGCAGATATTGGTGAAATACTTAATATGATTGACTTCAAAGCTGCAGCAAAAATTACAGGTAGTCGCTTTGTGGTTCTAAAAAATAAATTTGCTAAGCTTCATCGTGCATTGACACAATTTATGTTAGATATGCATACGGAGAAGCATGGTTATGAAGAACTATATGTACCATATATGGTAAATAATGATAGTTTGTATGGGACAGGCCAGTTACCTAAATTCTCTGAAAATTTATTTAAATTAGAAGGTGACTTTGAATATAGCCTGATACCAACAGCAGAAGTACCTATCACAAATCTAGTAAGAGATGAAATCTTAGATACAGAATCTCTGCCTAGATACTACACAGCACACACACCATGCTTTAGAAGTGAAGCTGGTTCTTATGGACGTGATACTAAAGGATTAATTCGTCAACATCAGTTTGAGAAAGTTGAATTAGTACATATCACTATAGCTGATAAAGGTGAAGAATCTTTAGAGCTATTAACGTCTCATGCAGAAAAAGTACTACAAAAACTAAACCTACCATACAGAGTAGTCAAATTATGTACGGGAGATATGGGTTTTAGTGCGAAAAAAACCTATGATCTAGAAGTATGGATACCTTCTCAAAATACTTATAGAGAAATATCATCATGTAGTTGGTGTGGAGACTTCCAAGCACGTCGCATGAAAGCTAGACACAAAAACCCAAGTATGAAAAAACCTGAATTGGTACATACTTTAAATGGTTCTGGTTTAGCAGTTGGTAGAACATTACTAGCTATTATTGAGAATTACCAACAAGAAGATGGATCTATAATGATTCCTGAAGCACTTATTAACTATATGGGTGGAATTTCTGTTATTAAATAA
- the gpmI gene encoding 2,3-bisphosphoglycerate-independent phosphoglycerate mutase, whose protein sequence is MKKTTLLVILDGWGYSESDYFNAIKNANTPTWDSIWQDFPRTLISASSLEVGLPRGQMGNSEVGHVNIGCGRVVYQELTQIDKAIEEKTFGNNKAICDAIDNVIQKDSNLLLMGLLSPGGVHSHEEHIFEMIKIAKQKGVKRVYLHAFLDGRDTPPRSAESSIKKTDNLLQKLNLGYIASVSGRYYAMDRDNRWDRVEKAYNAIVNADAEFVCNSALEALEESYARDQSDEFVIPTCIQKDGKLIKVGDNDSVIFMNFRADRAREISHAFTDENFDHFPKDRHLNINFTTLTEYDSKLKCNVAFPPEQPVNTLGEVLMKNHKTQLRIAETEKYPHVTFFFNGGKEDQFEGEDRILIPSPKVATYDLQPEMSAQEVTDKLVDAINNGKYDCIVCNYANSDMVGHTGNYEAAMQAIEYLDKCLARLKDAVLEHDGNMFITADHGNADMMVNPKTQKPHTAHTTNLVPFVYVGHKKAQVALEHGKLSDISPTILNVMNIAQPQEMTGKTIFKFEK, encoded by the coding sequence ATGAAAAAAACTACTCTTTTAGTAATCTTAGATGGTTGGGGCTATAGCGAAAGTGATTACTTTAATGCTATCAAAAATGCAAACACTCCTACTTGGGATAGCATCTGGCAAGACTTTCCTAGAACATTAATTAGCGCATCTAGCTTAGAAGTTGGTTTACCTAGAGGTCAAATGGGAAACTCTGAGGTCGGACATGTAAATATCGGTTGTGGTAGAGTAGTCTATCAAGAGCTTACACAAATTGATAAAGCGATCGAAGAAAAAACTTTTGGTAATAATAAAGCCATCTGTGATGCTATTGATAATGTTATTCAAAAAGACTCAAATCTTCTCTTAATGGGCCTACTCTCTCCTGGAGGAGTTCACTCTCACGAAGAACATATTTTTGAAATGATAAAAATTGCTAAACAAAAAGGTGTCAAAAGAGTATATCTACATGCTTTCTTAGATGGTAGAGATACTCCTCCACGCTCAGCTGAAAGCTCAATCAAAAAAACAGATAATCTACTCCAAAAACTGAATCTTGGCTATATTGCTAGTGTTAGTGGTAGATATTATGCGATGGATAGAGATAATCGTTGGGATAGAGTTGAAAAAGCATACAATGCTATAGTAAATGCTGATGCTGAGTTTGTTTGTAATTCTGCGCTTGAAGCTCTAGAAGAGTCTTATGCTCGTGATCAATCTGATGAATTTGTCATTCCAACCTGTATCCAAAAAGATGGAAAGCTAATAAAAGTTGGAGATAATGATAGTGTTATTTTTATGAATTTTAGAGCTGATAGAGCTAGAGAAATATCTCATGCTTTCACGGATGAAAACTTTGATCATTTCCCGAAAGATAGACATTTAAACATAAACTTCACGACTCTCACAGAGTATGATTCAAAACTTAAATGTAATGTAGCATTCCCACCAGAACAACCAGTTAACACTCTTGGTGAAGTGCTAATGAAAAATCATAAGACTCAACTAAGAATAGCTGAAACTGAAAAGTATCCTCATGTAACTTTCTTTTTTAATGGTGGTAAGGAGGATCAATTTGAAGGTGAAGATAGAATATTAATTCCTTCTCCAAAAGTTGCCACTTATGATCTACAGCCAGAGATGTCAGCTCAGGAAGTTACTGACAAACTAGTTGATGCTATCAATAATGGTAAATATGATTGTATAGTTTGCAACTATGCAAACTCAGATATGGTTGGTCATACTGGCAACTATGAAGCAGCAATGCAAGCGATTGAATATCTTGATAAATGTTTAGCAAGATTGAAAGACGCAGTACTTGAACATGATGGTAATATGTTTATTACCGCAGATCATGGTAATGCTGATATGATGGTTAATCCTAAAACACAAAAGCCTCATACTGCTCACACTACCAATCTGGTACCATTTGTATATGTTGGGCATAAAAAAGCTCAAGTAGCTTTAGAGCATGGCAAGTTATCTGATATTTCTCCAACTATACTTAATGTAATGAATATTGCTCAGCCTCAAGAAATGACAGGCAAAACTATATTTAAATTTGAAAAATAA
- a CDS encoding M16 family metallopeptidase: protein MVHKFDIDNTTVYFQESPSLPMVDIQLNFRAGSAFDSNLNGLTDLAVGMFATKTQKSSEQELINKITDNGISIHSETTKEFFNIKIRLLNDRNIINNTINILQEIFTIPDFDADILEREKIQTLTHIDYLYQQPNYLASLEFSKHIFANNPYSKPTIGYKETIKKISKKDIEDFFSENICANNANICIVGAIDKIQAEDISQSLVSFLPKGKKNTQKFAQQKNNSQIIKNKFSSKQTAILTGHQLLLDINDPLYFPLKLGNEILGSDGLNSLLFNKVREELGLVYNISSTANINPDYGSFVISAQTSNPNLALETIDSVYSNFINSTIDEQTLTNSKKHIEGTHLLSCVKNSSKLNILSSIANKNLPLDFFDTYVEHINNVTATQIHNAYQSIQENNIITVMVGDIE, encoded by the coding sequence ATGGTCCATAAATTTGATATAGATAATACAACAGTATATTTCCAAGAATCTCCTAGTCTACCAATGGTTGATATTCAGCTTAACTTTAGAGCTGGGTCAGCATTTGATAGCAATCTAAATGGCTTGACTGATTTAGCAGTAGGAATGTTCGCCACAAAAACTCAAAAATCTAGTGAACAAGAACTTATAAATAAAATAACAGATAATGGAATATCTATACACTCAGAAACTACTAAAGAGTTTTTTAATATAAAAATTCGTCTTTTAAATGACCGTAATATTATTAATAACACTATTAATATACTACAAGAAATTTTCACAATTCCTGACTTTGATGCTGATATATTAGAAAGAGAAAAGATTCAGACTCTTACTCATATTGATTATTTATATCAACAGCCTAACTACCTAGCTTCACTTGAATTTTCAAAGCATATTTTTGCAAATAATCCTTATAGCAAGCCAACAATTGGCTACAAAGAAACTATTAAAAAAATATCAAAAAAAGATATTGAAGATTTCTTTAGTGAAAATATTTGTGCAAACAATGCCAATATATGTATAGTTGGTGCTATTGATAAAATACAGGCTGAAGATATTTCTCAGAGCCTAGTTAGTTTTTTACCAAAAGGTAAAAAAAATACGCAAAAATTTGCTCAACAAAAAAACAACTCTCAAATAATTAAAAATAAGTTCTCAAGTAAACAAACTGCTATACTAACAGGTCATCAATTGTTACTTGATATTAATGATCCATTATATTTTCCACTAAAACTAGGAAATGAAATACTTGGTAGTGACGGTTTAAACTCTCTGCTTTTCAATAAAGTTCGTGAAGAGCTTGGATTAGTTTATAATATCTCAAGCACTGCTAACATTAATCCTGATTATGGTAGCTTTGTGATATCTGCTCAAACAAGTAATCCAAATCTTGCTTTAGAAACTATAGATAGTGTCTACAGTAATTTCATCAATTCTACTATAGATGAACAAACTCTAACAAACTCTAAAAAGCATATTGAAGGAACACATTTACTAAGCTGTGTAAAAAATAGTTCTAAATTAAATATATTATCTTCAATTGCAAATAAAAATCTACCTTTAGATTTTTTTGATACCTATGTTGAGCATATTAATAATGTTACTGCTACACAAATTCACAATGCTTACCAATCTATACAAGAAAATAACATAATCACTGTAATGGTTGGAGATATCGAATAA
- a CDS encoding tRNA-(ms[2]io[6]A)-hydroxylase: protein MMKQQYADFATIENFLLCETPDQWIQKALANIELMLIDHAHCEMKAASSAMTYIYRHPDKYELVTRMSKIAREELVHFEQVMRIMKKRDIQYKAISASRYASQLIKAARTDKEGRFINALIIGAYIEARSCERFAKVAPYLDSELQKFYNGLLESEKRHFTIYLHFAEKYSSTDIGKDIKRIGEIEKNLILSSDSEFRFHSGI, encoded by the coding sequence ATTATGAAGCAGCAGTATGCAGATTTTGCAACTATTGAGAATTTTTTGTTATGTGAAACACCTGATCAATGGATACAGAAAGCATTAGCTAATATAGAATTAATGCTGATAGATCATGCTCACTGTGAGATGAAAGCAGCATCTTCAGCTATGACATACATATATAGACATCCAGATAAATATGAACTAGTAACAAGAATGTCTAAGATCGCTAGAGAAGAGTTAGTACACTTTGAACAAGTGATGCGTATTATGAAAAAGCGGGACATACAATACAAAGCTATATCAGCATCTAGATATGCTAGTCAATTAATCAAAGCTGCTAGGACAGATAAAGAAGGGCGCTTTATCAATGCTTTGATTATTGGAGCATATATAGAAGCTCGTTCTTGTGAAAGATTTGCAAAAGTTGCTCCGTATTTAGATTCTGAGTTACAGAAGTTTTATAATGGATTATTAGAGTCAGAAAAAAGACATTTTACGATATATCTACATTTTGCAGAAAAATATTCTTCTACAGATATTGGCAAAGATATCAAAAGAATAGGTGAAATAGAAAAGAATCTTATATTATCTTCAGATTCAGAGTTTAGATTTCATAGTGGTATTTAG